The following are encoded together in the Pseudomonadota bacterium genome:
- a CDS encoding paraslipin — MIGIVAGVLVLLVITTIFKGAVIVPQQMRYVVERLGQYRDTLDAGFHVLIPYFDIVRYRHSVKEQVIDIPEQVCITSDNVQVAVDGVLYIRIIDAQSASYGIDDYLFGMTQLAQTTLRSEIGKIELDKTFEARAHINSNVVVEVDKAAEAWGVKVLRYEIKNITPPREVITAMEKQMKAEREKRAVILSSEGQRDSAINGAEGEKQRQIKASEASMMAQINTAKGQAEAILEVARATAEGLRMVGQSLEVQGGRLAMELRIAEQYLPEFGRIAQTANTIVIPANLSDVAGVIAMAKGIFKPSTNGGSVSAVEGEAPRINRSQNGEEQSY, encoded by the coding sequence ATGATAGGGATAGTTGCTGGTGTCTTGGTATTGCTTGTTATCACGACGATCTTCAAGGGAGCGGTGATCGTTCCGCAACAGATGCGTTATGTAGTTGAACGATTAGGGCAATACCGCGATACGCTCGATGCGGGATTCCATGTATTAATTCCTTATTTTGATATCGTGCGCTATCGACACTCGGTTAAGGAGCAGGTGATCGATATCCCAGAGCAGGTATGTATTACGAGTGATAACGTCCAGGTTGCTGTCGACGGAGTTCTATACATACGCATCATTGATGCACAGTCTGCTTCGTACGGTATCGATGACTACCTCTTCGGTATGACACAGCTAGCACAAACAACCTTGCGCAGTGAGATCGGAAAGATCGAGCTAGACAAGACCTTCGAAGCCCGCGCTCATATCAATTCAAATGTTGTGGTAGAGGTTGATAAAGCGGCAGAGGCTTGGGGCGTTAAAGTTCTGCGCTATGAGATCAAGAATATCACTCCACCACGGGAGGTTATCACCGCAATGGAGAAGCAGATGAAGGCCGAGCGAGAGAAGCGCGCTGTGATCCTCTCTTCAGAGGGGCAACGTGACTCGGCAATAAATGGCGCAGAGGGGGAGAAGCAGCGTCAAATCAAGGCATCCGAAGCAAGCATGATGGCTCAGATTAATACCGCCAAGGGTCAAGCTGAGGCCATCCTTGAGGTTGCTCGCGCTACGGCTGAGGGGCTGCGTATGGTTGGGCAATCGTTAGAGGTACAGGGTGGACGGTTGGCGATGGAGCTTCGTATCGCAGAGCAGTATCTTCCTGAGTTTGGTCGAATCGCTCAGACCGCTAACACGATTGTTATTCCGGCCAACTTAAGTGATGTTGCGGGCGTAATAGCCATGGCTAAGGGGATATTTAAGCCGTCAACGAACGGAGGCAGCGTTTCTGCAGTTGAGGGCGAGGCCCCACGTATTAACAGGTCACAGAACGGAGAGGAGCAGAGTTACTAA
- a CDS encoding NfeD family protein, giving the protein MSCSSSVNLELISDVTVFGDISMSGWFWIAAGLALCIMELVVISGFFLFLLGVSGLLLGLLVLSGLFPTWPIQAAVFSVLAVISWLVFGKRLQGAIGVAKGRADDTKGKEIRVVEEIAPGQLGSGELWGSPWRIKNIDAEVLPAGSECVVVDTEGVTLRVTRKR; this is encoded by the coding sequence ATGAGCTGTAGTAGTTCGGTTAATTTAGAGCTAATATCAGATGTTACTGTTTTTGGAGATATTTCTATGTCTGGATGGTTTTGGATCGCCGCTGGGCTCGCTCTGTGTATCATGGAGCTAGTGGTTATCTCTGGATTCTTCCTTTTTCTACTGGGAGTATCCGGACTGCTGCTCGGTCTATTAGTCTTAAGTGGGCTTTTCCCGACCTGGCCGATTCAGGCCGCTGTATTTTCAGTACTAGCTGTCATAAGTTGGCTTGTCTTTGGAAAGCGGCTTCAGGGTGCCATCGGAGTTGCTAAAGGCCGAGCTGATGATACCAAAGGGAAAGAGATTAGAGTTGTTGAAGAGATCGCTCCAGGGCAGCTAGGTTCCGGGGAGCTTTGGGGCTCGCCTTGGCGTATTAAGAATATAGATGCCGAGGTTCTCCCGGCAGGCTCTGAGTGTGTGGTGGTTGATACCGAAGGGGTAACGTTGCGAGTTACCCGCAAGAGATAA
- a CDS encoding MFS transporter, which yields MSFLETQSAKGLIKEAKLDAVKIGAGETYLPALGVFLGGTPLQIGALSTLPFLIGAIAQSCGMWLAEKVRSRRQLSIRLIRTQALLCLPIAVIPFAFESGWYAVAILIAVAALYQITIGMLAPVWSSLAGDIIPPTSRGEFFGFRNKWMAILTFAGVLFAGQVMHYCSERKMTECGFLVIMTLAGIARYLSASPLSTVSDPLLHVPHEAKFSFWQFISRAKHSNFVKFVFFVSFMNFSAAICGPYFAMYMLNNLSYSYHEYTLVVAAVMLAQFLVMRSWGAISDQFGNRKILTVCGTLVSFNPLLWLISSKLWFVILVQIYSGIFWAGFSLAAANFVFDAVSVSKRARCFAYQAIINGVLVFAGSLLGGFLVTHVPSTWGRQLAYFVEPSPFLVLFAISGVLRAFGVLVILPTFKEVRQVESIRGHQLLIRISSVRPIWDATFAFVSNSYEVVSGRRRGR from the coding sequence GTGAGTTTTCTAGAGACACAATCTGCCAAGGGCTTAATCAAAGAAGCGAAGCTAGATGCCGTTAAGATCGGAGCAGGAGAGACCTATCTTCCGGCGCTAGGGGTCTTTCTAGGTGGAACGCCGCTGCAAATTGGAGCACTCTCGACATTACCGTTCCTGATTGGGGCGATAGCACAGAGCTGTGGTATGTGGCTTGCGGAAAAAGTGCGCAGCCGACGGCAGCTCTCAATTCGATTGATTCGTACACAGGCGTTACTCTGTCTTCCGATCGCAGTAATTCCATTTGCATTCGAGTCGGGCTGGTATGCTGTCGCCATATTAATCGCTGTGGCGGCACTGTATCAGATCACAATCGGTATGCTTGCGCCGGTCTGGAGCAGTCTCGCCGGGGACATTATACCACCAACATCGCGCGGCGAATTCTTTGGATTTCGCAATAAGTGGATGGCGATCCTGACCTTCGCCGGTGTGCTCTTCGCCGGACAGGTGATGCACTACTGCTCAGAGCGAAAGATGACAGAGTGCGGATTCCTGGTGATTATGACGCTGGCCGGAATCGCGCGCTACCTCTCCGCATCTCCACTAAGCACGGTCTCTGACCCGCTGCTGCACGTTCCGCATGAGGCGAAGTTCTCATTTTGGCAGTTTATCAGCAGAGCAAAACACTCGAACTTTGTTAAGTTTGTGTTTTTTGTGTCGTTCATGAACTTCTCGGCCGCTATCTGTGGGCCATACTTTGCGATGTATATGCTTAATAATCTCTCCTACTCATACCACGAGTACACACTGGTTGTTGCTGCGGTAATGTTGGCGCAGTTCCTAGTGATGCGCTCCTGGGGGGCTATTAGCGACCAGTTCGGTAATCGCAAGATCCTGACCGTATGTGGGACACTCGTTTCGTTTAATCCCTTATTATGGTTGATATCCTCTAAGCTCTGGTTCGTTATCCTCGTTCAGATTTACAGCGGGATATTCTGGGCAGGGTTCAGTCTAGCGGCCGCCAACTTTGTGTTTGATGCCGTTAGCGTATCAAAGCGCGCGCGCTGCTTCGCCTATCAGGCCATTATTAACGGCGTGCTGGTATTTGCTGGGTCGTTGCTCGGTGGTTTTTTAGTAACGCATGTGCCCTCCACGTGGGGCAGGCAATTAGCCTATTTCGTAGAGCCTTCGCCCTTCCTTGTGCTCTTCGCTATCTCAGGCGTACTCAGGGCGTTCGGGGTTTTAGTTATCTTGCCAACCTTTAAGGAGGTTCGGCAGGTAGAGAGTATTCGGGGGCATCAGTTGCTGATTAGAATCAGTTCAGTTAGACCGATCTGGGACGCCACCTTTGCGTTTGTCTCAAATAGTTATGAAGTTGTATCTGGTCGCAGGCGGGGGCGGTAG
- a CDS encoding NUDIX hydrolase, which yields MSDTNPWKNTGTKLIYENPWIRVREDQVISPTGSVGIYGVVETRLATGVVALTDDMQIYLVGQYRYPVEEYSWEIPEGGANHGESGLSAAQRELKEETGLTAKQWERLGGEVHLSNCFSDERGELFLARGLTAGDASPDDTELLRIRSMPFSEALEMVDRGAIKDSLSIIAILRAARLLYPNGVLLS from the coding sequence ATGTCTGATACTAATCCCTGGAAAAATACGGGCACTAAGCTTATCTATGAAAACCCCTGGATCCGGGTACGAGAGGACCAGGTGATCTCTCCTACGGGGAGTGTGGGCATTTACGGTGTGGTTGAAACCAGACTAGCAACTGGGGTGGTTGCTCTTACGGATGATATGCAGATCTATCTGGTCGGACAGTATCGTTATCCGGTTGAGGAGTATTCGTGGGAGATTCCTGAAGGTGGGGCCAATCACGGTGAGTCTGGTCTTAGCGCAGCACAACGTGAGCTTAAGGAGGAGACCGGTCTTACCGCCAAGCAGTGGGAGCGTCTAGGAGGAGAGGTGCACCTTAGCAACTGCTTCTCAGATGAGCGCGGAGAGCTTTTTCTTGCGCGGGGATTAACTGCTGGGGATGCAAGCCCAGATGATACCGAGCTCCTTAGGATTAGATCTATGCCATTTTCTGAGGCCCTAGAGATGGTAGATCGTGGCGCTATTAAGGATAGCCTCTCTATAATCGCCATTCTAAGGGCTGCTCGGTTACTTTATCCTAACGGTGTGTTGTTGAGTTGA
- a CDS encoding phosphoribosyltransferase family protein, which produces MDETTKSIVERVAIRFPKPTLVPSGHVCSVFFDCFQLTPSDHARLAADAVGHLEHDAFDIVVGIAYSGIHYSAAVAGGRKVVILQKDGRFFGPDLKGLRVMVVDDVVFSGRHMLEAAEKIESEGGLVVGYTCIIDRSSGKFPDASTGAVQRPLWSAFQTDME; this is translated from the coding sequence ATGGACGAGACCACAAAATCTATCGTTGAGCGCGTTGCAATTCGCTTTCCCAAGCCGACCCTAGTGCCGAGTGGGCATGTCTGCTCGGTGTTCTTCGACTGCTTCCAACTTACCCCGAGCGATCACGCGCGGCTTGCAGCGGATGCCGTCGGTCACCTGGAGCACGACGCCTTTGATATCGTCGTTGGCATAGCATACAGCGGGATCCACTATAGCGCCGCAGTTGCAGGAGGGCGTAAGGTTGTAATCCTCCAAAAAGATGGCAGATTTTTCGGACCCGATCTTAAGGGACTACGGGTCATGGTCGTCGATGATGTTGTGTTTTCAGGACGCCATATGCTCGAAGCGGCGGAAAAAATTGAATCAGAGGGTGGGCTCGTCGTCGGATACACCTGTATTATCGATCGCTCTTCAGGGAAGTTTCCGGATGCAAGCACAGGAGCAGTTCAAAGGCCTTTGTGGAGTGCGTTCCAGACCGATATGGAGTAA